From Thermoanaerobaculia bacterium, a single genomic window includes:
- a CDS encoding biotin/lipoyl-containing protein yields the protein MSTDVIMPQMGESIAEGTITRWIKNVGDTVSRDEPLFEISTDKVDAEIPSPAAGTLTEILVQPGQTVAVNTVVARIGAAGEGKGAKPAAPEAPPPAKEAPRPEAPPAPPAAKPAQPAAPPSPAPAAARPETPRE from the coding sequence ATGTCGACCGACGTCATCATGCCCCAGATGGGGGAATCGATCGCGGAAGGAACGATCACACGCTGGATCAAGAACGTGGGGGACACGGTCTCCCGCGACGAGCCACTCTTCGAGATCTCCACCGACAAGGTCGACGCGGAGATCCCCTCCCCCGCGGCCGGCACGCTCACGGAGATCCTCGTGCAGCCCGGCCAGACGGTCGCCGTCAACACGGTCGTCGCGCGCATCGGAGCGGCGGGCGAGGGCAAGGGCGCCAAACCCGCGGCGCCGGAAGCGCCCCCGCCCGCGAAGGAAGCGCCGCGGCCGGAAGCTCCGCCCGCGCCCCCCGCCGCGAAACCGGCCCAGCCCGCGGCGCCGCCCTCGCCCGCTCCGGCGGCCGCCCGGCCGGAAACGCCCCGCGAAAA